The nucleotide window TGGCAGAATTTAAAGTCGATATAGAAAAAGAGCTGCGCCAGTCCTATCTGGCCTATTCGCTCAGCGTCATCATAGGTCGCGCCATTCCCGATGCGCGCGACGGCCTGAAGCCGGTGCACCGCCGCATTCTCTTCGCGCAGTCGCAGATGGCCAACACCTACAACAGGCCCACCAAGAAGAGCGCCCGCGTGGTGGGCGACGTCATCGGCAAATATCACCCTCACGGCGACTCCGCGGTGTACAACGCCCTGGTGCGCATGGCGCAGGATTTCAACATGCGCGACCCGCTGGAAGACGGGCAGGGCAACTTCGGTTCCATCGACGGCGACTCCGCCGCCGCCATGCGTTATACCGAAGTGCGCATGTCGCGCCTCGCTTCGGAATTTCTGGATGATATTGAAAAGAAGACCGTGGACTTCCGTCCGAACTACGACGGTTCGGAACAGGAACCCGAGGTGCTTCCCACCAAGGTGCCGAACCTGCTCCTCAACGGCTCCTCCGGTATTGCCGTGGGCATGGCCACCAATATTCCTCCCCACAACCTCGGGGAACTGTGCGATGCGCTTCTGCGTCTCATCGACGAACCCGACTGCACGGTGGATGACCTCATCGACCTCGTGCACGGGCCGGACTTTCCCACGGCCGGTTTCGTCTACGCCGGGCAGGGCCTGCTCGACGCCTACCGCACCGGCCGCGGCGTGGTGAAGGTACGCGGCCGCGTGGAAGTGGAGGAACGCAAGAAGGGCCAGCAGTCCGTGGTCATCCGCGAGATTCCCTTCGCCCTCAACAAGTCCGTGCTGGTCACCAAGATTGCGGCGCTCGTCAACGACCGCAAGCTCGACGGCGTAACCGACCTGCGCGATCTTTCCGACAAGAAGGGCATACGCATCATTCTCGACCTGCGCCGGGGCACCATACCGGAACTCGTCATCAACGCGCTGTACAAGTACACGCCGCTGGAAACCTCCTTCGGCATCAACATGCTGGCCGTGGTGGACAACAAGCCCCAGCAGCTCAACCTGCGCACGGCGCTCACGTGCTTTCTCGATCATCGCCGTGAGGTGGTCATCCGCCGCACCCGCTTCGATCTGGAAAAGGCGCAGGCCCGCGCCCACATCGTGGAAGGTCTGCTCAAGGCTCTGGACGTCATCGATGAGATCGTGGCGCTCATCCGCGCCTCGGAAACTCCGCAGGAGGCCAAGGCCAGCCTGGTGGAGCGTTTCGGCTTCACCGAAGTTCAGGCCCAGAGCATTCTGGACATGCGCCTGCAGCGCCTCACCGGTCTGGAACGCGACAAGCTGCTGGAAGAGTTCCGCGAACTGCAGAAGCTCATCGCCTACCTCACCTCCATTCTGGAGGATTCCGAAGTGCTGCGCGGCGTGCTGCGTGAGGAAACGCAGTACATCAAGAACACCTATGCCACGCCCCGCCGTACGGAAGTGGTCATGGACGAGCTTGACGGCATCGATATCGAAGACCTCATTCCCGACGAGGATGTGGTCATCACCCTGTCGCGTCGCGGCTACATCAAGCGTACCACGCTGGGCAACTACCAGCAGCAGAAGAGAGGCGGCAAGGGCATAGCGGGCCTGCACACCTCGGAAGATGATTTCGTGCAGGAATTCCTCACCACCACCAATCATCAGTACCTGCTGCTCTTCACCAACAAGGGCCGTATGCATCAGCTCAAGGTGCATCAGGTTCCCGAGGGAAGCCGCACGGCCAAGGGGATGCATATTGCCAACCTTCTGCCCCTGGAAAAGGATGAATGGGTGGCCAACGCCCTTACCGTGCGTGAGTTTGCCGAGGAAAGCTATTTTCTCTTCACCACAAAACAGGGCATGGTCAAGCGTTCCAGCGCGTCCTTGTACGCACGCTGCCGCAAGAGCGGCATGATAGCGCTGGGCCTGAAGGAAGGGGACGAACTCATCGCCGTCCGCGAGGTGACGGATTCCGATCATGTGGTGCTGGCCACGGCGCACGGCATGGCCATACGCTTCGCCATGCCCGACGTGCGTCCCATGGGCAGAAGCGCCTCGGGCGTGAAGGGCATTGGACTTCGCCGCGGCGACGAGGTGGTCGCCTGCGTCACCGTGAAGGACGGCGACAGCTCCACCATGATCATGACGGTGTCTGCCCTGGGCTACGGCAAGCGCACCAAGATAGATCTCTACCGTATGCAGAGCCGCGGCGGCATAGGACTCATCAACTTCAAGGTGTCGCCCAAGACCGGTTCCGTCATCGGCGCCATGCCCGTATCCGATACGGATTCGCTCATCCTGCTCACCTCCACGAACAAGATCATCCGCCTCAGTGTGGATGAGGTCCGTTCCGTGGGCCGCGCCACCATGGGCGTGCGTCTCGTGCGTCTGGACGACGGCGCGAACGTGGTCGGTTTCGATACCGTGGCCGACAACGGAGAAAACACGGAAGAGTAAGAAACACGCCCATGAGGGGAGAAAGAGCCTTCAGCTCCTTTCTTTCTTCAAAAAATATGCTGAAAAAAAACGCCGGCCCGGAAGCCGGCGTTTTTTTTGCCGCTTTCCCGGAAAACGGTTCAGCCGCAGCGGAAAGGAAGGCACGTGCGAAGGAGAACGGAAATATAAAAAATATTCAATGATATATTGACATTATGTTATTATTTCCTATGTATTCACAGCGATGTCGGCGGAGATTTTCCTTCCTCAGCATATACAGGACGAGAAGAAGCTCGTTTGTTTTTTCCTCCATATCATTTCTTTTTTTCTGAAGCTCGAACAGCTTCTCCATCATTTCCGCAGCACGCTGATCATCGTCAGTAAAAAATAACGCATTCTCCATATTTCTCATTTCTTCATGGAGTACGGAAAGTGTACTCTTATAAGATTCATACGTCTTTTTTGCATTATTTTCTGCTTCTGAAGCATTTTTACAGGTGTTGGCGATTTCCCGGCAACAGGCCCAATAGGGAGCGATCACAGGGGTCATTTTTTTATCTCCTGTAAAGAAAAGTATGAAAAAGGAAGGATTCACGCATATTGTTTCATTCCGCAGAAACTGTGCGTCGCATCTCATCATGAAACGACACAACATGTCTAGTATGGATATAATAAGCTGTTAAAAAAAGAGATTTTTTCTTTTAGCTATCTCTAGTCGGAGAAAAGATCATGAAAGAGACAAAAGACAGAGCGCTGGCCGTTCTTCTGGGAGCGAACATCGCGGCCGGAAGGAGGGCCCGGGGTATGGCCCAGTCCGTTCTGGCGGACAGGCTGGGCATAACTTCCGACTCTCTTTCCCGCATAGAACGTGGAAGCGTGGTTCCCCGGCTGCACAGGATTCAGGAGATAGCGGATCTTCTTGAGTGTACGGTTTCCGATCTTTTCAAGATGCCCGGAGAGCAGCCCTTTCCGAAAAGCGATGAACACACGCCGCCTTCGGATATGCTTTCCGAGATACGATGTCTGGCGGACCGTATCGCGCTTCTGACCAGAATGATGGAATCTTCGGAAAGAAAAGAATAGGATTTCCGGTATAGGCGCAGAACAACGGCCCGTTTTCTCATGAAGAAACGGGCCGTTGTTCTGTGATGTGCCGGAAAGGACGGATTTTGGGAAAAGCCGTCCGTTGCAGGCGGCATAAGGGAAGCAGAAGGGGCGCTCCTTCTTCAGGGGCGTTTGGCAGATGTTTCCTGTTTTTTTCTTGAAATCACTATGGCGGCGCGCAGAGAATCGTACACCGGCGGACAGCAGAGGGCGTTTGCCGTCCATGCGGCGATGAAGGCGACGACAATGGCTCCGGGCAGGCAGGAAAGAGAACCGGACATTTCCGTCACCAGGGCTATGCCCGTGAGAGGTGCGCGCACCATGGAAACGAAGAACCCCGCCATACCGTAGATGATGAAGCTCTGCCAGGCGCTTTCACCGATGATTCCCGCATAGAGCAGCGCCTGCCCGCACAGAGCGCCGAGGAGCGCCCCTATGCAGAGCATGGGCATGAGTATGCCGCCGGGCACGTTGCCGGTATAGCTCAGCAGGGAAAAGGCTGTTTTCAGGCAGGCGAGCAGAAGAAGGGTACGCAGCACCGCCGAAGGCTCTCCGGCAAAACGGATGAGACTGCCCGCCAGATCTTCCCCGCCGCCCAGCACGGCCGGGCAGACGAAGGCCAGCGCAAAGGCGATCAGCATGGGGGGCAGAATGCGCCAGTTCTGGGAAAGGGGCGTATGCGCGGCCTCGAAATTCTTCGTACCGAGCAGCGCCTTGTTGTACAGTACGCCCGCCGCCC belongs to Mailhella massiliensis and includes:
- a CDS encoding helix-turn-helix domain-containing protein, with amino-acid sequence MKETKDRALAVLLGANIAAGRRARGMAQSVLADRLGITSDSLSRIERGSVVPRLHRIQEIADLLECTVSDLFKMPGEQPFPKSDEHTPPSDMLSEIRCLADRIALLTRMMESSERKE
- the gyrA gene encoding DNA gyrase subunit A: MAEFKVDIEKELRQSYLAYSLSVIIGRAIPDARDGLKPVHRRILFAQSQMANTYNRPTKKSARVVGDVIGKYHPHGDSAVYNALVRMAQDFNMRDPLEDGQGNFGSIDGDSAAAMRYTEVRMSRLASEFLDDIEKKTVDFRPNYDGSEQEPEVLPTKVPNLLLNGSSGIAVGMATNIPPHNLGELCDALLRLIDEPDCTVDDLIDLVHGPDFPTAGFVYAGQGLLDAYRTGRGVVKVRGRVEVEERKKGQQSVVIREIPFALNKSVLVTKIAALVNDRKLDGVTDLRDLSDKKGIRIILDLRRGTIPELVINALYKYTPLETSFGINMLAVVDNKPQQLNLRTALTCFLDHRREVVIRRTRFDLEKAQARAHIVEGLLKALDVIDEIVALIRASETPQEAKASLVERFGFTEVQAQSILDMRLQRLTGLERDKLLEEFRELQKLIAYLTSILEDSEVLRGVLREETQYIKNTYATPRRTEVVMDELDGIDIEDLIPDEDVVITLSRRGYIKRTTLGNYQQQKRGGKGIAGLHTSEDDFVQEFLTTTNHQYLLLFTNKGRMHQLKVHQVPEGSRTAKGMHIANLLPLEKDEWVANALTVREFAEESYFLFTTKQGMVKRSSASLYARCRKSGMIALGLKEGDELIAVREVTDSDHVVLATAHGMAIRFAMPDVRPMGRSASGVKGIGLRRGDEVVACVTVKDGDSSTMIMTVSALGYGKRTKIDLYRMQSRGGIGLINFKVSPKTGSVIGAMPVSDTDSLILLTSTNKIIRLSVDEVRSVGRATMGVRLVRLDDGANVVGFDTVADNGENTEE